The following are from one region of the Salvia splendens isolate huo1 chromosome 2, SspV2, whole genome shotgun sequence genome:
- the LOC121792444 gene encoding ATP-dependent helicase BRM-like isoform X1, giving the protein MQSGGGPQQGGGGGGHGRSNAASASASLSPSSSAGSAFDQQQQQRQQRQSMAQQFMKRPEGNDALLAYQAGTIHGPLGVGNFSTASGSMQLPQQPRKFIDLGQQHGSPNNPDQSHNRSQGVELQMMNPMQQAYMQYAFQSSQQKSTLGMQSQQQVRPAMFGSLGKDQEMRMANMKMHELMSMQGANQSQGSSSKKPSEQVAQSDKHADNSHRPMLDQRSDTKPNYPPLGGQGIQPAPMQAPQSQQNIMSMTNNQMAMAAQMQSMQALALERNIDLSNPANANVVAQLIPLMQSRMAAQQKANENSTGVPSVSFNKQHVTSPPVGNESSPHGNSSSDVSGQSGSSKARQAVSPSTLGVNSNAAPPNNSSTISAQQFSVQHLPHRQQSSLGHGMPPMQPSQSPGNPNEGVDSFLAKTSVAKSSQAQNARQPNRSPQSATPSNEGDVGNPSTSQGGPSSQLKQLHTGFTKQQLHVLKAQILAFRRLKQKGDVTLPRELLQAIAPPPLDLQMQQVLSPPANAVKDKLSGGNVEERAQDAKSVAGVVNMKTDGSGDDRTAAATASMQNSVSAAKEQRFVGPPGKEEPQYIGSSGKCEQESEPGNQKTPVRNDVAADRGKGIATQSSASDPVQAKKPIQASNTPQPKDAGSTRKYHGPLFDFPIFTRKHETLGSSMMNNNSNLTLGYDIKDLFVDEGREIHKRKRAERIGKIDKILGVNLERKRIKPDLVTRLQIESKKLQLAECQARLRDEIEQQQQEIMAMPDRPYRKFVRLCERQRQDLNRQSQANQKATREKQLKSIFHWRKKLLEAHWAFRDARTARNRGVHKYHEKMLREFSKLKDDDHNKRMEALKNNDVERYREMLLEQQTNVPGEAAERYAVLSSFLSQTEEYLHKLGSKITATKNQQEVEEAAHAAAAAARAQGLSEEEVRAAAACAREEVSIRNRFSEMNAPRDSQSVNKYYNLAHAVNERVIRQPSMLRAGTLRDYQLVGLQWMLSLYNNKLNGILADEMGLGKTVQVMALIAHLMEFKGNYGPHLIIVPNAVLVNWKSELHTWLPSVSCIYYVGGKDQRAKLFSQEVLAMKFNVLVTTYEFIMYDRSKLSKIDWKYIVIDEAQRMKDRESVLARDLDRYRCQRRLLLTGTPLQNDLKELWSLLNLLLPEVFDNRKAFHDWFSQPFQKEGPAHEDDWLETEKKVIIIHRLHQILEPFMLRRRVEDVEGSLPPKVSIVLKCRMSAIQGAIYDWIKSTGTLRVDPEDEHRKCQKNQNYQAKTYKTLNNRCMELRKACNHPLLNYPYFSDFSQDFLVRSCGKLWVLDRVLVKLQRTGHRVLLFSTMTKLLDIMEEYLQWRRLVFRRIDGMTSLEDRESAIVEFNRPDTDCFIFLLSIRAAGRGLNLQSADTVIIYDPDPNPKNEEQAVARAHRIGQTREVKVIYMEAVVGKISSHQKEDEFRSGGVVDSDDDLAGKDRYVGSIESLIRNNIQQYKIDMADEVINAGRFDQRTTHEERRLTLETLLHDEERYQETVHDVPSLHEVNRMIARSEEEVELFDQMDEELDWAEDMTRYDQVPDWLRANTQEVNTTIAKLSKKPSKNAVYGGMQPPVEAASEISERRRGRPKGKTPIYTELDDENGEFSEASSNDRNGYSVQEEEDGDIGEFEDDESTEAPGVNKDQSEEDAPVSADGYEYQRALDNVRNNSILEEAGSSGSSSHSRKLMRMVSPSVSSQKFGSLSALDGRPGSRSKKLADELEEGEIAVSGDSPMNQQHSGSWIQDRDEGEDEQVLQPKIKRKRSIRLRPRPVRAEEKPSDRSSFRRGDPTMLPVHMDNKYKIQASDDRSHKVLGDTSSMKSEKIDSSIKNKRNLPSRRNTANVQSTLRSGRVNYGSAVAYDSSEHLTENLDTKVVKGPKTSGPKMSEVVLRKCKTVISKLQRRIDYEGHQIIPQLTELWKRNDYASGDGDCLLDLRKIHNRVDKSEYSGVMGFVSDVQLMLKSSMQYFGFSYEVRSEAKKVHDLFFDIIGVAFSDTDFREARSSMSFTAPVSTPATGPSSRQFPSAQGKRQTLVKDVDSENTPFPKTQTRTPIHAVESSKARNLMPHKESRLGSGSSRDLGQPDDTRPFTHPGDLVICKKKRKDREKSGTKSGNGSAGPLSPTCIGRGMKSPGSISGAKDIGSSQHGWGPLSPQQGNSSGGSVGWANPVKRMRTDAGRRRPSHL; this is encoded by the exons ATGCAATCCGGTGGTGGGCCCCAAcagggcggaggcggcggcggccaTGGCAGGAGTAATGCCGCTTCGGCCTCTGCTTCTCTGTCCCCATCGTCCTCCGCCGGGTCCGCATTTGATCAGCAGCAACAGCAGAGGCAGCAGAGACAG TCAATGGCTCAACAGTTTATGAAGAGACCTGAAGGGAATGACGCCCTTCTAGCATACCAAGCTGGCACAATACATGGACCCCTGGGGGTGGGTAATTTTTCTACAGCATCTGGCTCCATGCAACTGCCCCAACAGCCCAGGAAGTTCATTGATTTGGGCCAGCAGCATGGTTCCCCAAATAATCCGGATCAAAGTCATAATAGAAGTCAAGGTGTTGAGCTACAAATGATGAATCCGATGCAACAAGCTTATATGCAATATGCATTTCAGTCATCCCAACAGAAATCGACATTGGGGATGCAATCACAGCAGCAGGTGAGGCCAGCAATGTTTGGTTCTCTTGGCAAAGATCAAGAAATGAGGATGGCAAACATGAAAATGCATGAGCTCATGTCCATGCAAGGAGCAAATCAGTCTCAGGGTTCCTCCTCCAAGAAACCCTCCGAGCAGGTTGCTCAGAGTGACAAACATGCAGATAACAGTCATCGCCCTATGCTCGATCAGAGAAGTGATACCAAACCGAACTATCCTCCATTAGGTGGTCAGGGAATCCAACCTGCACCTATGCAAGCTCCACAATCTCAGCAAAATATCATGAGCATGACAAACAATCAGATGGCTATGGCTGCACAGATGCAGTCAATGCAGGCACTGGCTCTTGAGCGTAATATTGATCTGTCAAATCCTGCAAATGCAAATGTGGTTGCACAGCTTATTCCACTAATGCAGTCCAGGATGGCTGCTCAGCAAAAAGCTAATGAAAATAGTACTGGTGTGCCTTCTGTATCTTTTAATAAACAGCATGTTACCTCACCGCCAGTTGGAAACGAAAGTTCTCCCCATGGTAATTCCTCAAGTGATGTGTCAGGACAATCTGGGTCATCTAAAGCTAGGCAGGCAGTTTCACCTAGTACTCTTGGTGTGAATTCCAATGCAGCTCCACCTAACAATTCTAGCACCATTTCCGCCCAACAGTTCTCTGTGCAGCATTTGCCCCATAGGCAGCAATCCTCCCTTGGTCATGGAATGCCTCCTATGCAGCCTTCACAGTCACCAGGGAATCCGAACGAAGGGGTTGATAGTTTTCTTGCAAAAACTTCGGTAGCAAAATCTTCTCAGGCGCAAAATGCCAGACAGCCTAATCGGTCTCCTCAATCTGCAACTCCATCTAATGAAGGGGATGTGGGTAATCCATCAACATCTCAGGGTGGACCCAGTTCACAGTTGAAGCAATTGCACACTGGTTTTACCAAGCAGCAGCTGCATGTTCTTAAAGCACAGATACTTGCATTTAGGCGTCTGAAG CAGAAAGGTGATGTAACTTTGCCACGTGAACTGCTCCAAGCTATTGCTCCTCCACCACTTGATTTACAGATGCAACAGGTGCTTTCGCCTCCTGCAAATGCTGTCAAGGACAAATTATCTGGAGGAAATGTAGAGGAGCGGGCTCAGGATGCAAAATCAGTAGCTGGAGTAGTTAATATGAAAACTGATGGTTCAGGAGATGATAGGACTGCTGCTGCAACTGCGAGCATGCAGAACTCTGTTTCTGCAGCAAAGGAGCAGAGGTTTGTGGGTCCTCCTGGAAAAGAAGAGCCGCAATATATTGGTAGTTCTGGGAAATGCGAACAGGAGTCTGAACCGGGCAATCAGAAAACTCCTGTCAGAAATGATGTTGCTGCAGACAGGGGTAAAGGAATTGCAACACAGTCAAGTGCTTCAGATCCAGTGCAGGCTAAGAAACCCATTCAAGCAAGTAATACACCCCAACCTAAGGATGCTGGTTCAACACGAAAATATCATGGGCCGTTATTTGATTTCCCCATTTTCACTAGAAAACATGAGACCCTTGGATCCTCTATGATGAACAACAATAGTAACTTGACTTTAGGTTATGATATCAAAGATCTTTTTGTTGATGAAGGCAGAGAGATCCACAAAAGGAAAAGGGCAGAAAGAATTGggaaaattgataaaatactTGGTGTTAACTTAGAGAGGAAGAGAATCAAACCAGATCTTGTTACTCGGCTACAAATTGAGTCAAAAAAACTTCAGCTTGCTGAGTGCCAGGCACGCTTGAGGGATGAGATTGAGCAACAGCAACAGGAAATAATGGCTATGCCCGATAGACCATATCGGAAATTCGTTCGACTGTGTGAACGTCAGCGACAGGATCTTAACAGGCAATCACAGGCCAATCAGAAGGCAACTAGGGAGAAGCAACTAAAATCCATTTTCCATTGGCGCAAAAAGCTTCTTGAGGCACATTGGGCTTTCCGTGATGCTCGAACTGCCAGGAATAGGGGAGTACATAAGTATCATGAAAAGATGTTGAGGGAGTTCTCCAAACTGAAGGATGATGACCATAATAAAAGGATGGAAGCCTTGAAAAATAATGATGTGGAAAGATATAGAGAGATGCTTCTGGAACAACAAACTAATGTACCTGGGGAGGCTGCAGAAAGATACGCTGTTCTCTCATCATTCTTAAGTCAAACTGAGGAGTATCTTCACAAATTGGGTAGTAAAATAACAGCCACTAAAAATCAGCAGGAAGTTGAGGAGGCAGCTCAtgcagctgctgctgctgcacgTGCCCAG GGTCTCTCAGAAGAAGAAGTTAGAGCTGCTGCTGCTTGTGCGAGAGAAGAAGTCTCGATAAGGAACCGGTTTTCGGAGATGAATGCACCAAGAGATAGTCAATCCGTTAACAA GTACTACAATCTGGCACATGCTGTGAATGAAAGGGTCATAAGACAGCCTTCAATGCTACGAGCTGGAACTCTACGAGACTATCAACTT GTTGGTCTGCAGTGGATGCTATCATTATACAATAACAAATTAAATGGAATTTTGGCAGATGAGATGGGTCTTGGCAAAACTGTGCAG GTGATGGCCTTGATTGCTCATTTGATGGAGTTCAAAGGAAATTATGGCCCTCATCTTATTATTGTTCCCAATGCTGTGCTTGTCAACTGGAAG AGTGAATTGCATACTTGGCTTCCTAGCGTTTCCTGTATATATTATGTTGGTGGGAAAGACCAAAGGGCGAAATTGTTTTCTCAA GAAGTTCTAGCCATGAAGTTTAATGTCCTTGTGACAACCTATGAGTTCATCATGTATGATCGTTCAAAACTTTCAAAAATTGATTGGAAATATATCGTAATTGATGAAGCACAACGGATGAAGGACAGAGAGTCAGTATTAGCTCGTGACCTTGATAGGTATCGCTGCCAAAGGCGTTTGCTTCTTACAGGGACACCATTGCAG AACGACCTTAAGGAGCTTTGGTCTCTTTTAAACCTACTGCTCCCAGAAGTTTTTGATAATAGAAAAGCATTTCATGATTGGTTCTCTCAACCATTCCAAAAGGAAGGGCCTGCACATGAAGATGACTGGCTTGAGACAGAGAAGAAGGTGATAATAATCCACAGGCTACATCAAATATTGGAACCATTTATGCTTCGGCGGCGTGTTGAAGATGtagaaggatcacttcctccAAAG GTCTCGATTGTTTTGAAATGTCGAATGTCTGCAATACAGGGTGCCATTTATGATTGGATCAAATCAACCGGCACTCTCAGGGTTGACCCTGAAGATGAACATCGCAAGTGTCAAAAGAACCAAAATTATCAGGCTAAAACTTACAAAACTTTAAATAATAGATGCATGGAGCTAAGGAAAGCTTGCAACCATCCATTGCTAAACTACCCGTATTTCAGTGACTTCTCACAGGATTTCCTTGTGAGGTCTTGTGGAAAATTGTGGGTTCTGGATAGAGTTTTGGTGAAGCTTCAGAGAACGGGACACAGGGTACTGCTCTTTAGTACCATGACCAAACTTCTTGATATAATGGAGGAATATTTGCAGTGGCGAAGGCTTGTTTTCAGAAGAATTGATGGGATGACTAGCTTGGAAGACCGTGAAAGTGCTATCGTTGAGTTTAATCGACCAGACACCGATTGTTTTATCTTCTTACTTAGCATTCGTGCTGCTGGACGGGGTCTCAATCTTCAGTCTGCTGACACAGTGATCATATATGATCCAGATCCAAACCCAAAAAATGAGGAACAGGCTGTTGCTCGTGCCCACCGTATTGGGCAGACGAGGGAGGTGAAAGTCATCTACATGGAAGCTGTGGTTGGAAAAATATCCAGCCATCAGAAAGAGGATGAATTCAGGAGTGGAGGAGTAGTTGACTCTGATGATGACCTTGCTGGAAAGGACCGGTATGTGGGTTCAATTGAGAGCTTGATTCGGAATAATATTCAACAGTATAAGATTGACATGGCTGATGAAGTTATAAATGCTGGGCGGTTTGACCAGAGGACTACACATGAAGAGAGGCGGCTAACTTTAGAAACACTTTTGCATGATGAAGAAAGATACCAAGAAACAGTTCACGACGTTCCTTCTCTTCATGAGGTAAACCGTATGATTGCTAGGAGTGAAGAAGAAGTGGAGCTTTTTGATCAAATGGATGAAGAACTTGACTGGGCAGAGGACATGACTCGATATGATCAGGTCCCTGATTGGCTTCGTGCTAATACACAAGAAGTAAATACCACCATTGCTAAGTTATCAAAGAAGCCATCAAAGAATGCTGTATATGGTGGAATGCAGCCTCCTGTGGAAGCAGCTTCTGAGATTTCTGAGAGGAGGAGAGGGCGGCCTAAGGGAAAGACTCCTATTTATACTGAATTAGATGATGAAAATGGAGAATTTTCTGAAGCAAGCTCCAATGATAGAAATGGATATTCTgttcaagaagaagaagacggaGACATTGGGGAGTTTGAAGATGATGAATCCACTGAAGCACCTGGAGTTAATAAAGATCAATCAGAAGAAGATGCTCCCGTTTCTGCTGATGGATATGAATACCAAAGAGCTTTGGATAACGTCAGAAATAATAGCATACTTGAAGAAGCTGGCTCTTCTGGGTCCTCTTCACATAGTAGGAAGTTAATGCGCATGGTCTCACCTTCCGTGTCTTCTCAAAAGTTTGGATCACTTTCTGCATTAGATGGCAGGCCCGGCTCCCGATCAAAGAAACTG gCAGATGAATTAGAAGAAGGTGAGATTGCTGTATCTGGAGATTCTCCTATGAATCAGCAGCATTCTGGTAGCTGGATCCAAGATCGTGATGAAGGTGAAGATGAACAGGTCTTGCAACCTAAGATAAAACGAAAACGGAGTATTCGGCTTCGCCCACGGCCTGTTAGGGCTGAAGAGAAGCCCAGTGACAGGTCATCTTTTCGTCGTGGTGATCCTACTATGTTACCAGTACACATGGATAATAAATACAAGATTCAAGCAAGTGATGACCGTTCCCATAAAGTTCTTGGAGATACTAGTTCGATGAAATCAGAGAAAATTGATTCATCTATCAAGAACAAAAGAAATCTACCATCAAGGAGAAATACCGCTAATGTGCAAAGTACTCTTAGATCTGGGAGAGTGAACTATGGGTCTGCTGTTGCATATGATTCCTCTGAACATCTTACAGAAAACTTGGACACTAAAGTTGTGAAGGGGCCTAAAACTAGTGGCCCTAAGATGTCCGAGGTCGTTCTGAGAAAG TGCAAGACTGTTATAAGCAAGCTCCAGAGAAGAATAGATTATGAAGGTCATCAAATAATACCACAGCTAACTGAACTGTGGAAAAGAAATGATTATGCCAGTGGAGATGGTGATTGCCTTTTGGATTTGAGAAAGATTCACAACCGTGTTGACAAATCTGAGTACAGTGGAGTCATGGGGTTTGTGTCTGATGTGCAGCTTATGTTGAAGTCTAGCATGCAGTATTTCGGTTTTTCATATGAG GTGAGGTCGGAGGCGAAGAAAGTCCATGATCTCTTTTTCGATATAATTGGGGTAGCATTCTCAGATACTGATTTTCGAGAAGCCAGAAGTTCCATGTCTTTCACTGCTCCTGTTTCTACGCCAGCCACCGGTCCATCTTCACGACAGTTTCCTTCTGCTCAGGGGAAGCGCCAGACATTAGTCAAAGACGTGGATTCAGAAAATACTCCTTTCCCTAAGACACAGACCCGCACGCCCATTCATGCTGTCGAGAGTTCTAAAGCCAGGAACTTGATGCCTCACAAGGAGTCGAGGCTTGGAAGCGGCAGCAGTCGGGATCTTGGCCAACCAGATGACACTCGCCCTTTCACTCACCCTGGGGATCTCGTTATCTGCAAAAAGAAGAGGAAAGACAGGGAAAAGTCGGGTACGAAGTCTGGAAACGGTTCAGCAGGTCCATTGTCACCTACATGCATCGGACGTGGGATGAAGAGTCCAGGGTCAATCTCAGGCGCTAAAGATATTGGCTCGAGCCAACATGGCTGGGGGCCCCTTTCCCCTCAACAAGGGAACAGCAGCGGCGGCTCTGTCGGCTGGGCGAATCCTGTAAAGAGAATGAGAACTGACGCTGGAAGGCGGCGGCCTAGCCATTTGTGA